The DNA region TAGTTGGTGCCATCGTTTTTGGaggaaaactataaaaatagATTTCCCAAATGTTGCTTTTTGACTCATCTTGATTGGTTAATTTCAGCCATCTATCTCCATGGAACCAGGGACCACTGGGTTAGCTGGCTAGCTTTCTAGATGACAGCCCTCGCCTGGCCCAACAGTGTCCATGTGAGTCATTCACAGAGTTGTTGTACCCTATACAGGGCAGGTAGGCCTCACCTCTACCCAGCTGTACAGACGCTCCTGAGTGTGCCGGTCATCCTTGAAGCCAGCGATGGCCAGCAAATCCACCACAAACTGCTTGGGGCTGATGTTCAGCGTCTATCAAGAGAGCTTGTAGTCAGGCAGGGCCATGACCAGCTCCCAGCTTCTGCATTATCCCTGCCTTTTCAACTACTCTTTTGTCCCTGGCTTCTTCCCATCATCCTCTTGTTTTATACAACTTACCACAGTGGGCAAAGGGATATGTGGAGAAGAAGGAGGGTTCCCAAGGCCTGTCATACATACCCACAGCCGGTAGGCCAGAGACACCACCTTGGCTGTGATAGCTTTGGGATCCTTTTGCCTGATGGAATCCAAGATGATGTCGGTCAGGAAGTGGTGACATTTCTGTGCATAAAACATCTCTTCCCAGGACAGAGAGAAGCTCAGGAAAGTCACCTctgtgaagaagaaagaatagcTGTGTCTAAAGCTGTCAACAGCTAAGGCCTCATTGATAACCACTGGGCAGGAAGAAGTGTAGAGCTCTCTAGGGacattcactctttttttttttttttttttttgttttgttttgtttttttgtttttttgagacagggtttctctgtgtagccctggctgtcctggaactcactctgtagaccaggctggcctcaaattcagaaatccacctgcctctgcctcccaagtgctgggattataggcgtgtccgccaccaccgcctggcgggaCATCCACTCTTAATACCCTGGGTGTGGGCTCTGCATCTCCACAAGCCTTACCTCGAGGCTGGGGACTGGCTGTGAGTGGTGTATGCTTGATGTTATCCATTTGGGTGGTGTAGATAATGCTGTCTTCAAAGAACATGCAGGAGCCATCACTGCCCACCACAGGGGGGTGAGTCACTTTGAGGATGGCCCCTGGGTTGTCTATCCCATTAACATTAGGCAGAGGTTGCTCGGGAGCAGGGTTTtctggaaaagagagaaggggttTTCTTAGGCTTGGGAGCCTAGGCTCAGTGCAAGCAGAGAGGAGTCTCCTGGTGACATATCAGTAAAATTCATTCACAACTCCCAGAATCCTCCCTCTTTTTGGAACTAGTGTCCTAGCCTCACCGCTTCATTGTCCTGGCACTGTTGCAAGCCCAATCCTAAGTTTCAGAACTCTAAGATTCTTCAAGTTAGGACTAGCATAAAATATGACCAGCAAAAGCCCAGTGGAAGACTTGGAAGCTATAAAACTAAAAAGTGACTGACCTTTCTAGGCAGCCTTTCATGTTTCTCTACTCTGGAAAAGTATGATGTGTTATCCTAAAGTGTGACAGGCCAACTTATGCCTCACAGAGTCCAAGAGGGCACCTCTAAGCAGGACCTAGGCACTAGAAGGGAAGTAGAGAAAATAACCTAACATGGCACTTCTCAGCCAACTTCCCTGGGTTTCCTGCCACCGCTAGCCACACACTGTCTCCAGCTCAGTCCCCAAAGACCCTCTTGAAAGGGCCGTGGTATTTCCCATGCCATGTGTGCCTTTACCAGAACTCTATTTTCTTCTGTCACCCACTTTGATTAAAGGCCTTTCACTTGCTCACAGCCAACCTAGATGCTCAGCCTCTCGGTggcacctctgtctccctgccttcctccaccACTCAGGCTCCTTTGCCCAGTATGGAACGCACCCAGGCCGCTGATGCTTTGCCTCCTATGACCACACTCTTTCAGAAACACACCCAATCATGTGTTCCTTTAAAAGATCCTCTAGGGGTTGTTCGTCCTTACTAAGGCCAGAACAGAGCACTATATTCTGAACTTGGCCCCTAAGACTTGGCCAGTTGACTCCTGGCTTCAGTGTCGTTCCTATGGCTTGTACACTGGAATCCAGGCCTCCGGCTAGAGCAGTGCCCTGTGCTTCCACAAACACCCTAAATGTTCTCCTTGGCTGCGGCCCCCCAGTGACTGGCCTCTTCTTGCTCATATTTCTTAGGTTCTCTCCCACGATACTTATCACTTCACCTCATATGACCTCTTGGCTCCTCAAGTCAACAAGCCAGTGTACCACTCATTTCTGTGCCTGCCACCTGGCACAGAGCTGATCTCTGCATAGGCGGTTCTGGCCCCTGCCCTGTCACTAACTCTCTATGGTCTTAGCAGTGAGATCTGTTTTCTGTTGAAATGAGACTTGAGTCAAGGATGGGGGTAGACTCACCTCTCTCCTTGGGTCTCTGCTTGCCCCAGTCCTTTAGGGTGACAGCTCTTTTTGTGGGGAAGTATGGCTTAAAGGTCGGCTCAGGACCCTTGTCTTTCACTCCTGCTCCAGGTCCAGTCTGGGGACCAGTATCCTTCTCAGAGCTTATGGAATGAGCTTTCCAGACAGCTGAGGTACCAGGTTGGGAAGCAGCCTCACTTCCGGAGGGGACATGCAGGCTAGGCTCCTCCAAAGAGCTGCTCCTGGAGGCTGTCAGTGGCTGGAATTCCCACTGTTTACAGTTGACCATGTCCCATTCCCTTACCAAAGATATGAGTTTTTGCATGGGGGTGACAGGAGGGTCTTTGGCATCAGATTTCTGTGTGAGGTTTATAGTGGTGCACTTCTTCTTGGGGGGACTCTCAGAGTGACCTCCCCAGTGTCTGGGGTTGGCACATAAGCCAGAACAGTGTGAGTATGTGCTAGGATTGCCTCCCCTCTTGGCATTTCTGCATAGAGAGACCTGGATAGTCCGGGTATACTGTTCAGCCTCTTCCATCTGGCTGGACCTGGTCAGGTTCCCTTTAGCCTTGTTCCATGAAGTCCTGTCACTGCATTCTTGGAAGTCCACAGGCATGCAGGCTGTGGTCTGGGGAGGGAGGGGTACAGTAGCTGTGGGCCCGTTGTACATTATCAAAGTCTTCCCAGGACCTAATAAACTGGGCTTTAAGACAGCCTGTTCACTCACTCGGAACAGTCTTATTCCCTGAGATGGATCACCATTTAAGGTCACTCAGTTTAAAAGGGAGTCATACCAGCCCATGCAacttgtatatttcaaaagtaagGCTACAAGTAGCTAGCACACTCCTGTGCCTCCTCAAGATTCAGAAACTAGTTCTTGTACTAGTAACACATGTGGGTCCTGCTCCTTTACTCCTCAGGAGCTGGGCCTGCCCCTTGAACCCTGTGGTGGTGATGTTTAAAtcaacaccaaccaaagaaaactgGGCCTTACTTCCTTGGCATCTCTATTGAAATCTACCATCGGCCCTGTCCCTTCAGTCACCACATGCAGCTTCCTAATGGGAAAAGCTTCTTCATTTTCAGATTCTTTTTCCTGAGTCCATGACCTATAGAAACCAAGAGGGATTGGTTAGTGAGAGGAACCTTCCACCAGCCCATCAGCTAGTTGGTCAGGCCTGTCCATTGGCTGGGAATTAGTAATTGTAGACGGTGGAAGGAAGGGGGCCGTTAAAGGGTTTTTGCATAGGACACTGGCTCATCTTGAGCCCATTTCACCAACTTCCTCCCCTGACTATGAGGAGAGCAGATCTTCCTGGCAGATGAAAACATCTGTAAGAGGAATTTATCAAGGTCCAAATTGCTAATATGGAATCCAGAGTGAAGTCTGCTTACTTGTATGCCTCACATTGTGCCAGGGCTTCTGAGAGGGCTGGAATATGATATTCCTCCACCTCCTGGCAGAAGAGAGGCCATTCCCTGCAAACAACAAGGAGATGGTAAActagggggggaggggagacacaAGCCTCTAAAGAAGCGGCCTCAAACAGTAACACACATGCTGAAAATAGTAGAACCTCCTCCCAAAGGCTACAGTCAAGGGCTCTCTTTGCTGCAGAGAGTCAGCCTTAGTGTTTTATAATCTGACTTCCTGGGCTAGCTTACTTAAATTCTGATGGTAAAAACAGTTTTCCAAGTCTCAGGAAGTTGAGAATGTGTCGGAACATTTGGCCATCACCGTGAATGAGCAAGGTCTGTCCATAGGTGATCCAGTACACTCTCTGAGTGTTGGATAGCAGTTCTGGGTACTAGAAGAAGGGGTTAAGCATCAGAATCAGTCCCATGGTCCTGGGCTTTAATAAGGAGTGTGTCTGGAGATTTCTATCTCCCTGTATGTTGACTATAGGtaaataaagtagagaaaatCTAAAGAGGAGTGCATTCATTGTCTGTGCTTCAACTTCTGGTAGTcccactccttccctcccactcctccccctaccccccccaCCCCTGGCCTTTGGAACTCATCCCCACCTCCTTCTTGGCCCCTGAGAACCAGCCTCTTCTCTACCTACATTCCTGAGCTCTCCCAAACATGCTGCTCATCACATTTCTACATATAGAATCAGAGCATTCTTGGCCAGGGAGCTAGGGAAAGGTTTTCTTATGCTAAGCAGTACAGGAAGCTGTATGAAGGTCAAGTGACAAGTCCCAAAGATGCTCAGATGAGGAAGCCAAAGTGGGAGGACAGCTGGGTCTAGCAGTACCTTCATCAGGGTCTGCAGAGTGGTTGCATACCAGTGGCTTCCAACATAAAGCTTGATGATCTGTTGTGGTGAGTAGATAGTGACCTCGGCTGCCCACTCATCTGTGGAACCAACAAGAGGGAACACATTGTATGACCAGAAGGAAAACTCGTAGGGCGCTTTGGTCAGTAATATTTACACAGTAATATTTACACTCTACCCTCTCAAAACTCATATTGTCTTGCCTCTCTATGAAACGACAACCCTGGACTCAGACAGTCCCTGCTGCTGGCCTGCTTCCAGGAGAGCGAGATGCACGGCTGTCTTGTGAGGATGGAAGTCCTCTAGAGTACTAATTCCAGGCactgttctttcttcatttgatGCAGCTTTCTTAAGCCAGCCAGGCTGCTGCTCCAGTCTATCTACACTGCCAGCTCCCTCTGGTCTGTGACTGCTAACATCCTATGTGTGCAGCTTTTCATGTGCCCACTCAGCACGGAGCTAGGAGTCCCTCTTTTTGTACAGGATTAGACTGTGAACTCCAGAAGAGAGAAGCTGAACCCAAGTTGCTGACTTTGATGCTTTGAACATCTATCTATACCTGTCCTCAATAGTATAGAACAAGTAGTGCTCAATAAACATTAAGTATTGCTGAGTGATAGTGATATAGCTTAAACTTTACATAAAAACTTGATAAGAATTTATTaactagctgggcatggtggctggcacacactaatcccagcacttgggtggtagaggcaggtgggtctttgtgagttcaaggctagcctggtctacacagtgggttccagaacagtcaagactacacagagagattcAGTCTCAAAAAATTTATTAACTTATGAAAATAGCACTGGATTTGGACTCACTTAGACCCTAGTTTGACCACTGTGTGATTTTAATTCTTATTCTAAATGGGTTTACAGACCATTTCTCCCTGCCGAGCAGGGAGAAAGAAATGGCAGCTCATGTTAGTTCCTGGGACTAGGGCAGGCATGCCTTTGTGGATCTGTGCAGCCCCAAAGGCAGCATCCCTGTCTGAAATTTTGAGATATACTGTGGAATTGGAGGCAAGGAGAGGGCATGTAATGTGAAAGTTTTccctactttttctttctctttcatttccacTTCTTGGTCTTGgccatcctctcctcccctctctagTCTACAGAACCTCCATGGATGCTTCTGTTCAAACACAGAAACTTTATTGTATCTGAGAACaccataaagtaaaaatttactGAGCACATCCATGGGTGGCAAAGTCCTCGGCTCCAGATGAGTCTTCAGAGCCACTTTCATTGGCTCATAGGTGATGTCCCTCTTGTCCAGGAAGGCACAGAGCTCATACACCTCAGAGATGGTCTCAGTCAGGGGCAGCCGACAAGTACCCAGCCAGTTCCTGCCCAGAGGAAAGCCTGTTAGGAAGCACCTTAGTACTCCACCTTTAAGGAGTCTAGCCTGTCAACCCCCCATGACCAGGGTATCTTGTCAAAGCACTGGATCAAATGTGGCACCACAAGAATCAGTTCTTTTATTTAACTtggtgatttaaatttttttcaaaggtttatgtatttatgtatttatttattttggggggaggggtttcgagacagggtttctctgtataaccctggctgtcctggaactcactctgtagaccaggctggcctcgaactcagaaatctgctcgcctctgcctcccaagttctgggactaaaggcgtgcgccaccactgcctggggatttatttattttatgtatgtgagtgcactgtcaatctcttcagacacaccagaattaGACATCAGATCCTGTTAGAATTGGACATCAGATCCtgttagagatgattgtgagtcactgtatggttgggaattgaactcaagacccctggcagaacagtcagtgctcttaaccactgagctatctctccagccccaatttggtgacttcttttttgtttggttggttttgttcttcaagatagggtttctctgtatagccctggctatcctggaacttgctttgtagaccagactgggccccaactgacagagatctgcctgctgggattaaaggtgtgtgccaccatgcctggcttaactTGGGGATTCTTGAAGGAGAATAACCTAGGCATAAGCTCACCTCTTCAGACCTATTTCAGCAAAA from Mastomys coucha isolate ucsf_1 unplaced genomic scaffold, UCSF_Mcou_1 pScaffold22, whole genome shotgun sequence includes:
- the Kctd19 gene encoding BTB/POZ domain-containing protein KCTD19 isoform X1 yields the protein MPLLQTLDNLKEGKHHLRVRPADIPVAERASLNYWRTWKCISKPSEFPIKSPAFTGLHDKAPLGLMDTPLLDTEEEVHYCFLPLDLVAKYPSLVTEDNLLWLAETVALIECECSEFRFIVNFLRSHKILLPDNFSNIDVLEAEVEILEIPELTEAVRLYRMNMGGCSRTSGPPLSPGKGGRTASLESVKPLYMMALGLLVKYPDSALGQLRIESTLDGSRLYITGNGVLFQHVRNWLGTCRLPLTETISEVYELCAFLDKRDITYEPMKVALKTHLEPRTLPPMDVLNEWAAEVTIYSPQQIIKLYVGSHWYATTLQTLMKYPELLSNTQRVYWITYGQTLLIHGDGQMFRHILNFLRLGKLFLPSEFKEWPLFCQEVEEYHIPALSEALAQCEAYKSWTQEKESENEEAFPIRKLHVVTEGTGPMVDFNRDAKETTACMPVDFQECSDRTSWNKAKGNLTRSSQMEEAEQYTRTIQVSLCRNAKRGGNPSTYSHCSGLCANPRHWGGHSESPPKKKCTTINLTQKSDAKDPPVTPMQKLISLVREWDMVNCKQWEFQPLTASRSSSLEEPSLHVPSGSEAASQPGTSAVWKAHSISSEKDTGPQTGPGAGVKDKGPEPTFKPYFPTKRAVTLKDWGKQRPKERENPAPEQPLPNVNGIDNPGAILKVTHPPVVGSDGSCMFFEDSIIYTTQMDNIKHTPLTASPQPREVTFLSFSLSWEEMFYAQKCHHFLTDIILDSIRQKDPKAITAKVVSLAYRLWTLNISPKQFVVDLLAIAGFKDDRHTQERLYSWVELTLPFARKYGRCVDLLIQRGLSRSVSYSVLGKYLQEG
- the Kctd19 gene encoding BTB/POZ domain-containing protein KCTD19 isoform X2 — protein: MNMALQPALPGPKGGLLSLEQKEPSLGGCSRTSGPPLSPGKGGRTASLESVKPLYMMALGLLVKYPDSALGQLRIESTLDGSRLYITGNGVLFQHVRNWLGTCRLPLTETISEVYELCAFLDKRDITYEPMKVALKTHLEPRTLPPMDVLSSTDEWAAEVTIYSPQQIIKLYVGSHWYATTLQTLMKYPELLSNTQRVYWITYGQTLLIHGDGQMFRHILNFLRLGKLFLPSEFKEWPLFCQEVEEYHIPALSEALAQCEAYKSWTQEKESENEEAFPIRKLHVVTEGTGPMVDFNRDAKETTACMPVDFQECSDRTSWNKAKGNLTRSSQMEEAEQYTRTIQVSLCRNAKRGGNPSTYSHCSGLCANPRHWGGHSESPPKKKCTTINLTQKSDAKDPPVTPMQKLISLVREWDMVNCKQWEFQPLTASRSSSLEEPSLHVPSGSEAASQPGTSAVWKAHSISSEKDTGPQTGPGAGVKDKGPEPTFKPYFPTKRAVTLKDWGKQRPKERENPAPEQPLPNVNGIDNPGAILKVTHPPVVGSDGSCMFFEDSIIYTTQMDNIKHTPLTASPQPREVTFLSFSLSWEEMFYAQKCHHFLTDIILDSIRQKDPKAITAKVVSLAYRLWTLNISPKQFVVDLLAIAGFKDDRHTQERLYSWVELTLPFARKYGRCVDLLIQRGLSRSVSYSVLGKYLQEG